In the genome of Gadus chalcogrammus isolate NIFS_2021 chromosome 21, NIFS_Gcha_1.0, whole genome shotgun sequence, one region contains:
- the LOC130374702 gene encoding E3 ubiquitin-protein ligase TRIM39-like has protein sequence MASANTSWSEEDFSCSICLDVFSSPVTTPCGHNFCRTCITKFWDEQVKYKCPVCNKIFDTKPDPWVNTLLSQLAAQFRTTVRVKEQPCVEPAEVPCDFCTGTQQKAVKSCLVCFTSYCQTHLEPHQRVAVLKKHRLVEPMDRLEDRMCKKHNRLLELFCQTEEVCVCQFCTETDHKSHPVVPLKEEYEVKTAQLGKIEAEVPQMIQERKEKIKEIKGKVELSNKVADREIAIGGQVFTALIGCVEKCRDEFNRTVQEKLKSTEKQAEDLIKELEQEIEDLTNRCSEVKQLSHTKDHLHFLQTFRSLKDPTPTRDWTTVEVRPPSYVGTLRRSLDQLDETLNMEMKKLRDDAVLKMVQQYEVDVTLDPDTANGWLILSEDGKQVHDGDVKKVLPDNPKRFTQYIFVLTRQSFSSGRFYFEVQVKDKTAWWLGVARESIDRKGGSTRTPVTGYWTLYYNKDRFVFNDNPDVRLPLRAELQKVGVFVDYDEGVVSFYDVEARVHIYSATGCTFSEPLYPFLYPFPRDYGGNNSAPLIISPVNQTD, from the coding sequence atggcctctgctaacacttcctggtctgaggaggacttttcatgttccatctgtctggatgtgttcagcagcccgGTTACCACACcgtgtggacacaacttctgcagaacctgtattacaaagttctgggatgaacaagtcaagtacaaatgtcctgtttgcaacaaGATTTTCGACACAAAACCTGATCCATGGGTCAATACCCTCTTATCACAGCTGGCTGCTCAGTTTAGAACAACCGTACGAgttaaagagcagccttgtgttgaaccagcagaagttccctgtgacttctgtactgggacccagcagaaggctgtgaagtcctgcctcGTGTGTTTcacctcttactgccaaacccacctggagccacatcagagagtcgcagtcctgaagaaacatcggctggtcgagcctatggaccgtctggaagacaggatgtgtaagaaacacaaccgacttctggagctcttctgccagactgaagaggtgtgtgtgtgtcagttctgcacagagacagaccacaagtcccatcctgttgtacctctgaaggaggaatatgaagtgaagacggcccagctggggaagattgAGGCTGAAGTTccgcagatgatccaggagagaaaagaaaagattaaggagatcaaAGGCAAAGTAGAACTGAGCAACAAagttgcagacagagagatagccatTGGTGGGCAGGTCTTCACTGCTCTGATAGGCTGCGTTGAAAAGTGCCGCGATGAATTCAACCGAACGGttcaagagaaactgaaatccacagagaaacaagctgaagacctcatcaaagagctggagcaggaaatagaagatctgaccaatagatgctcagaggtgaagcagctctcacacactaaagaccacctccacttcctccagaccttcagatccctgaaggatcctacacccaccagggactggaccacggtggaggtccgtcctccgtcatacgtagggaccttgaggagatccctggatcagctggatgagacactgaacatggagatgaagaagctgcgtgatgATGCTGTACTGAAGatggtccagcagtatgaagtagatgtgactctggatcctgatacagctaaTGGCtggctcatcctgtctgaggatgggaaacaagtacatgatggagatGTGAAGAAGgtactcccagacaaccctaagagatttacacagtatatatttgttctcacgaggcagagcttctcctcggggagattttactttgaggtccaggttaaagacaagactgcatggtggttaggagtggccagagagtccatcgacagaaaagGTGGGAGCACGAGGACCCCTGTGACGGGTTACTGGACTCTTTACTACAACAAGGATAGGTTTGTATTTAATGATAACCCtgatgtccgtctccctctgagagctgagctccagaaggtgggggtgtttgttgattatgatgagggtgtggtctccttctatgatgtggaagccagggttcatatctactctgctactggctgcaccttcagtgagcctctctatccattcctctaCCCATTTCCCCGTGATTATGGAGGtaacaactctgcccccctgatcatctcacctgtcaatcaaacagactag
- the LOC130374703 gene encoding zinc finger protein RFP-like isoform X2, protein MASANTSWSEEDFSCSICLDVFSSPVTTPCGHNFCRTCVTKFWDEQVKYKCPVCNQIFDTKPDPPVNTLLSQLAAQFRTTVRVKEQPCVEPAEVPCDFCTGTQQKAVKSCLVCFTSYCQTHLEPHQRVARLQKHRLVEPMDRLEDRMCKKHDRLLELFCQTEQVCVCQFCTESDHKSHPVVPLKEEYEVKTAQLGKIEAEVPQMIQERKQKIKEIKDRVELSNKDADREIAIGGQVFTALIGCVEKGRDEFNQTVQEELKSTEKQAEDLIKELEQEIEDLTNRCSEVKQLSHTKDHLHFLQTFRSLKDPSPTRDWTTVEVRPPSYVGILRRSLDQLEETLNMEMKKLRDDAVDRVQQYEVDVTLDPDTAHPSLILSEDGKQVHHGGVRKVLPDNPKRFTNDISVLTRQSFSSGRFYFEVQVKDKTNGLLGVVRESIDRKGGTKWTPETGYWTLQYNRGWLLFSDNPDVCLPLRAELQKVGVFVDYDEGVVSFYDVEARVHIYSATGCTFIEPLYPFLCPGSRDYEGNNSAPLIISPVNQTD, encoded by the coding sequence atggcctctgctaacacttcctggtctgaggaggacttttcatgttccatctgtctggatgtgttcagcagcccggttaccacaccatgtggacacaacttctgcagaacctgtgttacaaagttctgggatgaacaagtcaagtacaaatgtcctgtttgcaaccAGATTTTCGACACAAAACCGGATCCACCGGTCAATACCCTCTTGTCACAGCTGGCTGCTCAGTTTAGAACAACCGTACGAgttaaagagcagccttgtgttgaaccagcagaagttccctgtgacttctgtactgggacccagcagaAGGCTGTGAAATCCTGCCTGGTGTGTTTcacctcttactgccaaacccacctggagccacatcagagagtcgctcGCCTgcagaaacatcggctggtcgagcctatggaccgtctggaagacaggatgtgtaagaaacacgaccgacttctggagctcttctgccagactgaacaggtgtgtgtgtgtcagttctgcacagagtcagaccacaagtcccatcctgttgtacctctgaaggaggaatatgaagtgaagacggcccagctggggaagatagaggctgaagttccacagatgatccaggagagaaaacaaaagattaaggagatcaaAGACAGAGTAGAACTGAGCAACAaagatgcagacagagagatagccatTGGTGGGCAGGTCTTCACTGCTCTGATAGGCTGTGTTGAAAAGGGCCGGGATGAATTCAACCAAACGGTTCAAGAggaactgaaatccacagagaaacaagctgaagacctcatcaaagagctggagcaggaaatagaagatctgaccaatagatgctcagaggtgaagcagctctcacacactaaagaccacctccacttcctccagaccttcagatccctgaaggatccttcacccaccagggactggaccacggtggaggtccgtcctccgtcatacgtagggatcttgaggagatccctggatcagctggaggagacactgaacatggagatgaagaagctgcgtgatgATGCTGTGGacagggtccagcagtatgaagtagatgtgactctggatcctgatacagctcatcccagtctcatcctgtctgaggatgggaaacaagtacatcaTGGAGGTGTGAGGAAGgtactcccagacaaccctaagagatttacaaaTGATATTTCTGTCCTCACGCGGCAGAGCTTCTCTTCAGGgcgattttactttgaggtacaggttaaagacaagactaaTGGGTTGTTAGGAGTGGtcagagagtccatcgacagaaaagGTGGGACCAAGTggacccctgagacgggttacTGGACTCTTCAATACAACAGGGGTTGGTTGTTATTTAGTGATAACCCTgatgtctgtctccctctgagagctgagctccagaaggtgggggtgtttgttgattatgatgagggtgtggtctccttctatgatgtggaagccagggttcatatctactctgctactggctgcaccttcattgagcctctctatccattcctctgCCCAGGTTCCCGTGATTATGAAGGtaacaactctgcccccctgatcatctcacctgtcaatcaaacagactag
- the LOC130374699 gene encoding E3 ubiquitin-protein ligase TRIM39-like, whose product MASANTSWSEEDFSCCICLDVFSSPVTTPCGHNFCRTCITKFWDEQVKYKCPVCNKIFDTKPDPQVNTLLSQLAAQFRTTVRVKEQPCVEPAEVPCDFCTGTQQKAVKSCLECFMSFCQTHLEPHQRVARLQKHRLVEPMDRLEDRMCKKHDRLLEFFCPTEQVCVCQFCTEIDHKSHPVVPLKEEYEVKTAQLGKMEAEVPQMIQERKEKIKEIKGKVELSNKVADREIAIGGQVFTALIGCVEKCRDEFNQTVQEELKSTEKQAENLIKELEQEIEDLTNRCSEVKQLSHTKDHLHFLQTFRSLKDPPPTRDWTTVEVRPPSYVGTLRRSLDQLEETLNMEMKKLRDDAELKRVQQYEVDVTLDPYTAHPLLILSEDGKQVHDGGVRKVLPYNPKRFTKYIYVLTRQSFSSGRLYFEVQVKDKTYWWLGVVRESIDRKGVSTWTPETGYWTLFYYNKDGLVFSDNPSVRLPLRAGLQKVGVFVDYDEGVVSFYDVEARVHIYSATGCTFSEPLYPVLCPGRHDYGGNNSAPLIISPVNQTD is encoded by the coding sequence atggcctctgctaacacttcctggtctgaggaGGACTTTTCATGTtgcatctgtctggatgtgttcagcagcccggttaccacaccatgtggacacaacttctgcagaacctgtattacaaagttctgggatgaacaagtcaagtacaaatgtcctgtttgcaacaaGATTTTCGATACAAAACCTGATCCACAGGTCAATACCCTCTTATCACAGCTGGCTGCTCAGTTTAGAACAACCGTACGAgttaaagagcagccttgtgttgaaccagcagaagttccctgtgacttctgtactgggacccagcagaaagctgtgaagtcctgcctagagtgttttatgtctttctgccaaacccacctggagccacatcagagagtcgctcGCCTgcagaaacatcggctggtcgagcctatggaccgtctggaagacaggatgtgtaagaaacacgaccgacttctggagtTCTTCTGCccgactgaacaggtgtgtgtgtgtcagttctgcacagagatagaccacaagtcccatcctgttgtacctctgaaggaggaatatgaagtgaagacggcccagctggggaagatggaggctgaagttccgcagatgatccaggagagaaaagaaaagattaaggagatcaaAGGCAAAGTAGAACTGAGCAACAAagttgcagacagagagatagccatTGGTGGGCAGGTCTTCACTGCTCTGATAGGCTGTGTTGAAAAGTGCCGCGATGAATTCAACCAAACGGTTCAAGAggaactgaaatccacagagaaacaagctgaaaacctcatcaaagagctggagcaggaaatagaagatctgaccaatagatgctcagaggtgaagcagctctcacacactaaagaccacctccacttcctccagaccttcagatccctgaaggatcctccacccaccagggactggaccacggtggaggtccgtcctccgtcatacgtagggaccttgaggagatccctggatcagctggaggagacactgaacatggagatgaagaagctgcgtgatgatgctgaactgaagagggtccagcagtatgaagtggATGTGACTCTAGATCCTTATACAGCTCATCCCCttctcatcctgtctgaggatgggaaacaagtacatgatggaggtgtgagGAAGGTACTCCCatacaaccctaagagatttacaaagtatatatatgtcctcacaaggcagagcttctcctcagggagattatactttgaggtccaggttaaagacaagacttaTTGGTGGTTAGGAGTGGtcagagagtccatcgacagaaaagGTGTGAGCACTTggacccctgagacgggttacTGGACTCTTTTCTACTACAACAAGGATGGGTTGGTATTTAGTGATAACCcttctgtccgtctccctctgagagctgggctccagaaggtgggggtgtttgttgattatgatgagggtgtggtctccttctatgatgtggaagccagggttcatatctactctgctactggctgcaccttcagtgagcctctctatccagtCCTCTGCCCAGGCCGCCATGATTATGGAGGtaacaactctgcccccctgatcatctcacctgtcaatcaaacagactag
- the LOC130374698 gene encoding E3 ubiquitin-protein ligase TRIM39-like, translating to MASANTSWSEEDFSCSICLDVFSSPVTTPCGHNFCRTCITKFWDEQVKYKCPICNQIFDTKPDPQVNTLLSQLAAQFRTTVRVKEQPCVKPAEVPCDFYNGTQKKAVKSCLECFMSFCQTHLEPHQRVAVLKKHRLVEPMDRLEDRMCKKHNRLLELFCPTEQVCVCQFCTETDHKSHPVVPLKEEYEVKTAQLGKIEAEVPQMIQERKQKIKEIKDREELSNKDADREIADGGQVFTALIGCVEKCRDEFNQTVQEKLKSTAKQAEDLIKELEQEIEDLTNRCSEVKQLSHTKDHLHFLQTFRSLKDPPPTWTTVGVRPPSYVGTLRRSLEQLEETLNMEMKNLHDDAELKRVQQYEVDVTLDPYTAASSLILSEDGKQVHDGGVRKVLPDNPKRFTKYIFVLTRQSFSSGRFYFEVQVKDKTAWWLGVVRESIDRIGGSMWTPEMGYWTLHYNKDGLVFKDNPPVRLPLRAELQKVGVLVDYDEGVVSFYDVEARVHIYSATGCTFSEPLYPFLCPGRHGYRGNNSAPLIISPVISPVNQTD from the coding sequence atggcctctgctaacacttcctggtctgaggaggacttttcatgttccatctgtctggacgtgttcagcagcccagttaccacaccatgtggacacaacttctgcagaacctgtattacaaagttctgggatgaacaagtcaagtacaaatgtcctATTTGCAACCAGATTTTCGACACAAAACCTGACCCACAGGTCAATACCCTCTTATCACAGCTGGCTGCTCAGTTTAGAACAACCGTACGAgttaaagagcagccttgtgttaaaccagcagaagttccctgtgacttCTATAATGGGACCCAAAAgaaggccgtgaagtcctgcctagagtgttttatgtctttctgccaaacccacctggagccacatcagagagtcgcagtcctgaagaaacatcggctggtcgagcctatggaccgtctggaagacaggatgtgtaagaaacacaaccgacttctggagctcttctgcccgactgaacaggtgtgtgtgtgtcagttctgcacagagacagaccacaagtcccatcctgttgtacctctgaaggaggaatatgaagtgaagacggcccagctggggaagatagaggctgaagttccgcagatgatccaggagagaaaacaaaagattaaggagatcaaAGACAGAGAAGAACTGAGTAACAaagatgcagacagagagatagctgatggtgggcaggtcttcactgctctgataggctgtgttgaaaagtgccgggatgaattcaaccaaacggttcaagagaaactgaaatccacagcgaaacaagctgaagacctcatcaaagagctggagcaggaaatagaagatctgaccaatagatgctcagaggtgaagcagctctcacacactaaagaccacctccacttcctccagaccttcagatccctgaaggatcctccacccacctggaCGACAGTGggggtccgtcctccgtcatacgtagggaccttgaggagatccctggagcagctggaggagacactgaacatggagatgaagaacctgcatgatgatgctgaactgaagagggtccagcagtatgaagtagatgtgactctggatccttaTACAGCTGCTTCCagtctcatcctgtctgaggatgggaaacaagtacatgatggaggtgtgaggaaggtactcccagacaaccctaagagatttaccaaatatatatttgtcctcacgaggcagagcttctcctcagggagattttactttgaggtccaggttaaagacaagactgcatGGTGGTTAGGAGTGGTCAGAGAGTCCATCGATAGAATAGGTGGGAGCATGTGGACCCCTGAGATGGGTTACTGGACTCTTCACTACAACAAGGATGGGTTGGTGTTTAAAGATAACCctcctgtccgtctccctctgagagctgagctccagaaggtgggggtgcttgttgattatgatgagggtgtggtctccttctatgatgtggaagccagggttcatatctactctgctactggctgcaccttcagtgagcctctctatccattcctctgCCCAGGCCGCCATGGTTATAGAGGtaacaactctgcccccctgatcatctcacctgtcatctcacctgtcaatcaaacagactag